The following are encoded in a window of Methylicorpusculum oleiharenae genomic DNA:
- the pstA gene encoding phosphate ABC transporter permease PstA, with translation MNNLATSADLGADNKSSTFDIVQKSLAKRRSAERRFKAYGLTGIMLGLMFLLVLFISIIGKGYTAFVQTQVQLDIYFDAEWLDPEHGGDDSLAKADYNGLIKKSLSTAFPEVMERRDKRDLYAMVSSGAGFLLREMVIADKSLLGKTVPVWLPADDDIDMLMKGHIDREQVQANRRVNDKQLAWIDSLSQEARIEKHFNALFFIAGDSREPEMAGIRGALMGSLMTLVGTFLLSFPIGVATAVYMEEFAPINKFTDFIEVNINNLAAVPSIVFGLLGLAMFINFFGLPRSTPVIGCLVLTLMTLPTIIIAGRASLKSVPPSIREAALGMGASKLQTITHHVLPLAMPGMMTGSIIGMARALGETAPLLMIGMVAFIVDVPTSFTQPSTVLPVQIYLWADSPERAFVERTSAAIMVLLFFLISMNGLAVYLRRRYERRW, from the coding sequence ATGAATAATCTAGCCACTTCAGCGGATTTGGGGGCTGATAATAAGTCGTCTACTTTTGATATTGTGCAAAAAAGTCTGGCTAAACGACGGTCCGCCGAGCGTAGGTTCAAAGCCTATGGCTTAACCGGCATTATGCTGGGCTTGATGTTCTTACTGGTGTTGTTTATCAGTATTATCGGCAAAGGCTATACCGCATTTGTGCAAACGCAAGTCCAACTGGATATCTATTTTGATGCGGAATGGCTGGATCCTGAGCATGGCGGGGATGATAGCCTGGCCAAGGCCGACTATAACGGCTTGATCAAAAAGTCGTTGTCGACGGCTTTTCCTGAAGTAATGGAACGCCGCGACAAGCGCGATCTTTATGCCATGGTCAGCAGCGGAGCGGGCTTTTTGTTGAGGGAAATGGTGATAGCCGATAAGTCTTTATTGGGTAAAACCGTCCCTGTGTGGTTACCCGCGGATGACGATATCGATATGCTGATGAAAGGCCATATCGACCGTGAACAGGTACAGGCCAATCGTCGGGTCAACGACAAGCAACTGGCATGGATCGACAGTCTGAGCCAGGAAGCGCGTATCGAAAAACACTTTAACGCCTTGTTCTTTATTGCCGGTGATTCCAGAGAGCCGGAAATGGCGGGCATACGCGGTGCCTTGATGGGTTCCTTGATGACGCTGGTCGGTACGTTTTTGCTGTCATTTCCGATTGGCGTAGCGACCGCCGTGTATATGGAGGAGTTCGCGCCCATCAACAAATTTACCGATTTTATCGAAGTGAATATCAACAATCTGGCAGCCGTGCCTTCGATTGTCTTCGGTTTATTGGGGCTGGCCATGTTCATCAACTTTTTCGGATTACCGCGCAGTACGCCCGTTATCGGCTGTCTGGTGCTGACGTTGATGACTTTGCCCACTATTATCATTGCCGGTCGAGCTTCATTAAAGTCGGTGCCTCCCTCGATTCGGGAGGCCGCTTTGGGAATGGGGGCATCCAAACTGCAAACCATAACACATCATGTGCTGCCGCTTGCGATGCCAGGCATGATGACAGGGTCGATCATCGGTATGGCCAGAGCGTTGGGAGAAACTGCACCTTTGTTGATGATAGGGATGGTGGCGTTTATCGTTGATGTGCCGACCAGCTTTACCCAGCCATCGACCGTCTTGCCCGTGCAAATTTATCTGTGGGCGGACAGTCCTGAAAGAGCTTTTGTCGAACGCACTTCCGCAGCAATCATGGTATTGCTGTTTTTCCTTATTTCCATGAACGGACTGGCAGTTTATCTACGCAGACGCTATGAAAGACGCTGGTAA
- the phoU gene encoding phosphate signaling complex protein PhoU, whose amino-acid sequence MATKEHTSRIFDGELNQLHYLVLEMSGLVITQLDHSMKALDERDIKLAEKIILRDREVNCHENKINEAALTILAKRSPVANDLRMVMSVSKIVVDLELIGDEVVKIAKLILTLFDSKSADPNLQLLRDIMKMGQMVSEMLEQAIRSFDTCDVKGAYTLVNEYWDYGDEYQAGIRRQLTFVIEDPRIISRSLNIFQIMKSLERCGDHARSIAEYLIFMMEGKNIRHQDAE is encoded by the coding sequence ATGGCGACAAAAGAACATACCTCACGCATCTTTGACGGCGAATTGAACCAGCTGCATTATCTGGTTCTTGAAATGTCCGGATTAGTCATCACTCAACTGGATCATTCGATGAAGGCGCTGGATGAGCGCGATATCAAGTTGGCTGAAAAGATTATTTTGCGCGATAGGGAAGTTAACTGTCATGAGAACAAAATCAATGAAGCGGCGCTTACTATTTTGGCTAAACGTTCGCCGGTGGCTAATGATCTGCGGATGGTGATGTCGGTTTCAAAAATAGTGGTCGATCTGGAATTAATCGGTGATGAAGTCGTCAAGATTGCCAAATTGATTCTGACCTTGTTTGACAGCAAAAGCGCTGACCCGAATCTTCAGTTGCTCAGAGATATTATGAAGATGGGGCAAATGGTTTCAGAAATGCTGGAGCAAGCCATCCGGTCTTTCGATACCTGTGATGTCAAAGGCGCCTACACCCTGGTGAATGAATATTGGGACTATGGCGATGAGTATCAGGCAGGCATCAGACGCCAGTTGACTTTTGTTATTGAAGATCCCCGTATCATCAGCCGCTCACTCAATATTTTCCAAATCATGAAATCGCTGGAACGCTGCGGCGATCATGCTCGCAGCATCGCCGAATATCTTATTTTTATGATGGAAGGTAAAAATATCCGGCATCAGGATGCGGAATAA
- a CDS encoding PstS family phosphate ABC transporter substrate-binding protein: protein MNIKLKSVVVVLPLMLSSAVMAQSSRDYINIVGSSTVYPFSTVVAEQFGKSSKFKSPKVESTGTGGGFKLFCSGVGVQYPDITNASRAIKASEFETCQKNGVKDIVEVKVGYDGIAIAQATTGKSFELSLKELFLALAKKVPDPKGGNQLVNNPYNNWVEINPLLPATKIEVLGPPPTSGTRDAFLELAMEGGCKEFPWIKALKDKDENAYKEICHAIREDGGYIEAGENDNLIVQKLEANPKAIGIFGFSFLDQNADKVVGLKIQGELPEYDAIASGQYPISRPLFFYVKKAHVEVIPGIKEFLEEFTSEKAWGNEGYLTDKGLIAMPDAERKQFADDVKNLKLLKL, encoded by the coding sequence ATGAATATAAAGTTGAAATCTGTTGTCGTCGTTTTGCCCCTGATGCTGAGCAGTGCAGTAATGGCTCAAAGTTCACGTGACTACATCAATATTGTAGGCTCTTCGACTGTTTATCCCTTTTCGACAGTCGTTGCGGAGCAGTTCGGAAAGTCCAGCAAATTTAAATCGCCTAAGGTTGAATCAACCGGGACAGGCGGTGGATTTAAATTATTTTGTAGTGGTGTGGGTGTTCAGTATCCCGATATCACCAATGCATCGCGCGCCATCAAAGCTTCCGAATTTGAAACCTGTCAAAAAAACGGGGTTAAGGACATAGTTGAAGTCAAAGTCGGTTATGACGGCATCGCTATTGCCCAAGCCACTACTGGTAAGTCGTTTGAATTGTCATTGAAAGAGTTGTTTCTGGCACTGGCTAAAAAAGTGCCTGATCCAAAAGGCGGTAATCAATTAGTCAATAACCCCTACAACAACTGGGTTGAAATCAACCCGTTATTACCGGCAACCAAAATAGAAGTCTTGGGACCGCCTCCGACTTCCGGAACCCGTGATGCGTTTCTGGAATTGGCCATGGAAGGTGGATGCAAGGAATTTCCCTGGATCAAGGCGTTGAAAGATAAAGATGAAAATGCCTACAAAGAAATCTGTCACGCGATTCGTGAAGACGGCGGTTATATCGAAGCCGGCGAGAACGACAATCTGATCGTGCAAAAACTGGAAGCCAATCCTAAAGCAATCGGTATTTTCGGCTTCAGTTTTCTGGACCAGAATGCCGATAAAGTGGTCGGTCTGAAAATTCAGGGTGAATTGCCCGAATACGATGCAATTGCGTCAGGTCAGTACCCTATTTCGCGCCCCCTGTTTTTCTATGTAAAAAAAGCCCATGTGGAAGTCATTCCCGGTATCAAGGAATTTCTGGAAGAGTTTACCAGCGAAAAGGCCTGGGGTAATGAGGGCTATTTGACTGACAAAGGCTTGATCGCGATGCCTGATGCCGAACGTAAGCAATTTGCCGATGATGTTAAAAATCTGAAATTACTCAAACTCTAA
- the pstC gene encoding phosphate ABC transporter permease subunit PstC, with protein sequence MSPSILLIILLILAYAGFYAGKRRAVACVEGKVKILHSLPGFYGFYVSLWSVIPALLVTLIWLIAEPAWITHAVTAQLPEEMINLPPERLNLVLNDVRNVVNGSTLATQTDSVILDAAGHYQSLQSLSHWLLVFVAMGLSLACMWISCQRIHQHYRARNAVEKAVTGGMVICSTIAIFTTVGIVSSVAYESFLFFQSVPVFDFLFGLEWSPQTAMRSDQVGSSGAFGAIPLFTGTLLVSFIAMLVAVPIGLMSAIYLSEFAGPTFRASAKPTLEILAGIPTVVYGFFAALTVAPFIRETGESMGLSVSSESALAAGLVMGVMIIPFVSSLSDDVINAVPQSLRDGAYALGATQAETIKQIIFPAALPGIVGSILLAVSRAIGETMILVMAAGLSANLTFNPFEAVTTVTVQIVTLLVGDQEFDSPKTLAAFALGLVLFVVTLMLNVLALYIVRKYREQYE encoded by the coding sequence ATGTCTCCATCGATTCTTCTGATCATATTGTTGATACTGGCCTATGCCGGTTTCTATGCAGGAAAAAGGCGCGCAGTAGCCTGTGTGGAAGGCAAAGTAAAGATTCTGCATTCATTGCCCGGATTCTATGGTTTTTACGTAAGCTTATGGAGCGTTATTCCTGCGCTGTTGGTCACGTTGATCTGGCTGATCGCTGAGCCTGCATGGATAACTCATGCGGTAACGGCACAACTGCCTGAAGAAATGATCAATCTTCCGCCGGAGCGTTTGAATCTGGTCCTCAATGATGTACGCAATGTCGTTAACGGTTCAACGCTGGCAACCCAAACCGATTCGGTCATACTGGATGCGGCCGGGCATTATCAATCTTTACAGTCATTAAGCCACTGGTTGTTGGTATTTGTCGCAATGGGTTTGTCACTGGCCTGCATGTGGATTTCCTGCCAGCGTATTCATCAACATTACCGGGCCCGCAATGCGGTTGAAAAAGCCGTTACGGGCGGCATGGTTATCTGCTCTACGATCGCGATATTTACCACCGTAGGAATTGTCAGTTCCGTGGCTTATGAATCGTTCCTATTTTTTCAATCGGTGCCCGTCTTTGATTTTTTATTCGGTCTGGAGTGGAGCCCGCAGACGGCCATGCGTTCTGATCAAGTGGGATCCTCGGGCGCTTTTGGCGCGATTCCGCTGTTTACCGGCACATTGCTGGTGTCGTTTATTGCGATGCTGGTTGCGGTGCCGATTGGCTTGATGTCTGCCATCTATTTATCGGAGTTCGCAGGACCCACGTTTCGTGCATCAGCCAAACCTACGCTGGAAATTCTGGCCGGTATTCCCACCGTGGTTTACGGTTTCTTCGCGGCGTTGACAGTCGCTCCGTTTATACGTGAAACCGGCGAATCAATGGGGTTGTCAGTATCTTCGGAAAGTGCATTAGCGGCCGGCCTGGTGATGGGGGTGATGATTATTCCGTTCGTTTCATCATTGTCGGATGATGTCATAAATGCGGTGCCGCAATCCTTGCGGGACGGAGCCTATGCCTTGGGCGCCACCCAGGCCGAAACCATCAAGCAGATTATTTTTCCCGCCGCTTTGCCCGGCATCGTCGGCAGTATTTTGTTGGCGGTTTCAAGAGCTATCGGTGAAACGATGATTTTAGTCATGGCGGCAGGACTCTCGGCCAATCTGACCTTTAATCCTTTCGAAGCGGTGACAACAGTAACCGTGCAAATAGTGACATTGTTAGTCGGCGATCAAGAATTTGACAGCCCTAAGACTTTGGCGGCGTTTGCCTTGGGATTGGTGTTGTTTGTCGTCACACTGATGCTGAACGTCTTAGCTTTGTATATCGTTAGAAAATACCGGGAACAATATGAATAA
- the pstB gene encoding phosphate ABC transporter ATP-binding protein PstB — MKKIDRESRETVGAITSSDTRISCRNVNVFYGEKQAINDLSLDIGNNEVISFIGPSGCGKSTFLRTLNRMNDTIPSCKVEGEIKIDDKDIYHRDMDVVPLRAQVGMVFQKPNPFPKSIYDNVAYGPRIHGLAVNKTELDEIVQNSLIKAGLWEEVKDRLDEPGTGLSGGQQQRLCIARTIAVNPEVILMDEPCSALDPIATAKIEQLIAELKERFTIVIVTHSMQQAARVSQRTAYFHMGHLIEVGDTNQVFTNPVHPLTEDYITGRFG; from the coding sequence ATGAAAAAAATAGACCGCGAATCCCGTGAGACAGTAGGCGCCATTACTTCATCCGATACCCGTATTTCTTGTAGAAATGTCAATGTATTTTATGGAGAAAAACAAGCCATCAATGATTTGTCACTGGATATCGGCAATAACGAAGTGATTTCGTTTATCGGCCCATCCGGCTGCGGAAAATCGACCTTTTTACGCACGCTGAACCGTATGAATGACACCATTCCCAGTTGTAAAGTGGAAGGCGAAATTAAAATCGATGATAAGGATATCTACCACCGCGATATGGACGTGGTTCCGCTGCGCGCCCAAGTCGGTATGGTATTTCAAAAACCCAATCCATTCCCCAAATCGATTTACGACAATGTGGCCTATGGTCCGCGTATTCATGGTCTGGCCGTGAATAAAACCGAACTGGATGAAATTGTTCAAAATTCCCTGATTAAAGCCGGGTTATGGGAAGAAGTAAAAGACCGTCTTGATGAGCCGGGAACCGGTTTATCGGGTGGTCAGCAACAGCGTTTGTGCATTGCCCGCACAATTGCGGTCAATCCGGAAGTGATTCTGATGGATGAGCCTTGTTCCGCCTTGGATCCCATCGCCACCGCAAAAATCGAGCAACTGATTGCCGAACTTAAAGAACGCTTCACGATCGTTATCGTTACTCACTCCATGCAACAAGCAGCGCGGGTTTCCCAGCGAACGGCCTATTTTCATATGGGACATCTGATTGAAGTGGGCGATACCAACCAGGTATTCACCAATCCGGTGCATCCGTTGACTGAAGATTACATTACCGGACGCTTTGGTTAA